GGAGTTTGTAATGCGATGGAAACTCTACTTGTGGATTTCTCAATTGCCGATGAGGTTCTTCCAAAACTGAAAGAGAGATTTGATGAACTTGGAACAGAATTAAAAGGTTGCGGAACAACAGGAAATATTATCGAAGTAGCAAAAGCGACTGATGAAGATTTCAATACTGAATACTTGGCAAATATTTTAAATGTGAAAGTTGTGAGCGGAGTTTTTGAAGCGATAAATCACATTTCAAGATTTGGCTCAAAACACTCGGAAGCAATTATCACGGAAAACTACACAACAGCAGAAAAATTTATGAACGAAATCGATGCCTCTTCAGTTTATGTGAATGCTTCAACTCGATTTACAGACGGAGCAGTTTTTGGATTTGGTGCAGAAGTTGGAATTTCTACAAATAAATTACATGCCCGAGGACCAATGGGAATTGATGATTTGACAACTTACAAATATAAAATTTACGGAAACGGACAAATCAAAGAATGAGATATTTTTTAATTTTTACACTTTTGTTTTTTTCGGCTTGTAGTAATTCTCAAAATAGCGATGAGGTCGCAAAAGAAGAAAATCGTGTAATTCGTGTAGCAGTTGCTGCGAATGTCTCTTTTGCAATTATCGAACTCTCCAAAGAGTTTAAAAAAGATTTTCCAAATACTGACTTGCAAATCACTCTCGGAAGTAGTGGAAAACTTTCAGCACAAATTATAAATAAAGCACCCTTTGATATTTTTATGAGTGCAAACACAAATTATCCAGAAAAGCTTTTTGCCGAGGGAATTGGTCTCAAAAAACCAAAAATTTATGCAAATGGGAGTCTTGTTCTTTTGTCAATGACCGAAAGAGATTTTTCAAATGGATTCCAAATTTTCGAGACTGAGAAATTTAATAAAATTGCGATCGCAAATCCAAAAACTGCACCTTACGGTTTTGCTTCAGTCGAGGTTTTACAAAATTTAGGACTTTTCCAAAAACTAGAAGATAAATTTGTATATGGTGAATCAATCGGACAAACTTTCACTTATGCTACAAAAGTTACAGACATTGGATTTGTCGCAAAGTCTCAACTTTTTGGTGAAGATTTTCGCGACCTCATCGAGGGTAAAAATTGGTTTGAAATTCCACCACATTTATATTCTCCGATTTCTCAAGGTGCTTTAGTTTTAACTGAGAACGGAAAAGATTTTTATAATTTTCTTTTAAGTGAAAAAGGGAAAAAA
Above is a genomic segment from Thiovulum sp. ES containing:
- a CDS encoding molybdenum ABC transporter, periplasmic molybdate-binding protein (TIGRFAM: molybdenum ABC transporter, periplasmic molybdate-binding protein) produces the protein MRYFLIFTLLFFSACSNSQNSDEVAKEENRVIRVAVAANVSFAIIELSKEFKKDFPNTDLQITLGSSGKLSAQIINKAPFDIFMSANTNYPEKLFAEGIGLKKPKIYANGSLVLLSMTERDFSNGFQIFETEKFNKIAIANPKTAPYGFASVEVLQNLGLFQKLEDKFVYGESIGQTFTYATKVTDIGFVAKSQLFGEDFRDLIEGKNWFEIPPHLYSPISQGALVLTENGKDFYNFLLSEKGKKVLKDFGYSF